In the genome of Rhodoferax fermentans, one region contains:
- a CDS encoding AraC family transcriptional regulator, which produces MNWTSSKHSASWAHDDEHQTLPHPVTAKARNYRGGETPAHSHPRAQLIYAGSGVMRVETEVGCWVVPPVRGVWIPANTTHRVIMLGSVEMRTLYIRSDAAPDLPETCCLLEVSPLLRALILALLDEPLAYERAGRAGRIAELILLELRFLKIPALYLPMPGETRMHSLCQELVANPDSHETLETLAAQQAVSSRTLARQFQSETGMSFRQWRQQARLVEALGHLANGVPVARVAEKLGYRSASAFTAMFKRALGMEPRRYFSTESAGT; this is translated from the coding sequence GTGAATTGGACATCTTCCAAGCATTCCGCGAGCTGGGCCCATGACGATGAGCACCAGACGCTGCCGCACCCGGTCACCGCCAAGGCGCGCAATTACCGGGGTGGCGAAACACCGGCGCACAGCCATCCGCGTGCCCAGTTGATCTATGCGGGCAGCGGCGTCATGCGCGTAGAGACCGAGGTCGGCTGCTGGGTGGTGCCGCCGGTGCGGGGCGTCTGGATTCCAGCCAACACCACACACCGTGTGATCATGCTCGGCAGTGTGGAAATGCGCACGCTCTATATCCGTAGCGATGCGGCCCCCGACTTGCCCGAAACCTGTTGTCTGCTCGAGGTCAGCCCGCTGCTGCGGGCTTTGATCCTGGCCCTGCTTGACGAACCATTGGCCTACGAGCGCGCTGGCCGGGCGGGTCGCATCGCTGAATTGATCTTGCTGGAACTGCGTTTCCTGAAAATTCCGGCGTTGTATCTGCCGATGCCGGGTGAGACGCGCATGCACAGCCTGTGCCAGGAGCTGGTCGCCAACCCGGACAGTCACGAGACGCTGGAGACGCTGGCCGCACAACAAGCCGTCAGCAGTCGCACTCTGGCACGGCAGTTCCAGAGCGAAACGGGTATGAGTTTTCGGCAGTGGCGCCAACAGGCCCGCCTGGTCGAAGCACTCGGCCACCTGGCCAACGGCGTGCCTGTTGCGCGGGTGGCCGAAAAGCTGGGTTACCGCAGTGCGAGCGCTTTCACCGCGATGTTCAAGCGTGCGCTGGGGATGGAGCCGCGTCGTTACTTTTCGACAGAGTCGGCTGGGACCTGA
- a CDS encoding MFS transporter, whose product MEIKLATANASIPIPPAPDALSRTTYPVIAAISFSHMLNDMMQSVLLAIYPMLKLGLHLSFGQIGLITLVYQITASLLQPLIGLYTDRRPMPYSLSVGMGFTLVGLLSLAHASSFVSVLMSAMLIGMGSSVFHPESSRVARMAAGSQPGLAQSLFQIGGNLGSAIGPLLAALIIVPHGQGSAAWFSLAALVGIVVLSFVGHWSSQHGASFRKRMQAHTGNGLSRRQIGWSLAILGLLMFSKFFYMTSLSSYYTFYLMEKFGLPIDAAQLYLFAFLFAVAVGTVLGGPIGDRIGRKWVIWLSILGVAPFTLLLPHVNLFWTGVLSVIIGVILASAFSAILVYAQELVPGKVGAISGLFFGFAFGMGGIGAALLGQLADATSIETVYRVCAFLPLIGLLTAFLPTIKKT is encoded by the coding sequence ATGGAAATAAAACTTGCGACGGCCAACGCCAGCATCCCAATACCGCCCGCACCCGATGCCCTGAGCCGCACCACCTACCCGGTGATTGCGGCCATCAGCTTCTCTCACATGTTGAACGACATGATGCAGTCGGTGCTGTTGGCCATTTATCCGATGTTGAAGCTCGGCCTGCACCTGAGCTTTGGCCAGATTGGGCTGATCACGCTGGTGTACCAAATCACCGCGTCACTGCTTCAGCCGCTGATCGGCCTCTACACCGACCGCCGACCCATGCCCTACTCTCTGAGCGTTGGTATGGGCTTCACCCTGGTGGGACTGCTTTCATTGGCACATGCAAGCAGCTTTGTCTCGGTCTTGATGTCAGCCATGTTGATTGGCATGGGCTCATCGGTGTTTCACCCTGAATCCTCACGCGTGGCACGCATGGCGGCTGGCAGTCAGCCCGGTTTGGCGCAGTCGCTGTTCCAGATTGGTGGCAACCTCGGTTCGGCCATCGGCCCGCTACTCGCCGCGTTGATCATCGTGCCCCATGGACAAGGCAGTGCGGCCTGGTTCTCGCTGGCAGCTTTGGTCGGCATCGTTGTGCTCAGTTTTGTTGGCCATTGGTCCAGTCAACATGGGGCCAGCTTCAGGAAGCGCATGCAGGCACACACCGGCAATGGCTTGAGTCGCCGCCAGATCGGCTGGTCACTGGCGATCCTTGGCCTGCTGATGTTCTCGAAGTTCTTCTATATGACCAGCCTGAGCAGCTACTACACCTTCTACCTGATGGAGAAATTTGGCCTGCCAATCGACGCCGCACAGCTCTACCTGTTTGCCTTTCTTTTTGCTGTGGCAGTTGGCACCGTGCTGGGCGGACCAATCGGTGACCGGATAGGGCGCAAGTGGGTGATCTGGTTATCGATCCTCGGCGTCGCCCCCTTCACCCTGCTGCTGCCGCATGTCAACCTGTTCTGGACCGGTGTGCTCTCGGTGATCATCGGCGTGATTCTGGCTTCCGCCTTCTCGGCCATCCTGGTTTATGCCCAGGAACTCGTTCCGGGCAAGGTGGGCGCCATCTCTGGACTGTTTTTTGGTTTCGCCTTCGGCATGGGGGGTATTGGCGCTGCACTGCTTGGTCAACTGGCCGATGCCACCAGCATCGAAACGGTTTACCGGGTCTGCGCCTTCCTGCCACTGATCGGTCTGCTGACGGCCTTTCTGCCAACCATCAAGAAAACCTGA
- the lpxC gene encoding UDP-3-O-acyl-N-acetylglucosamine deacetylase, whose protein sequence is MLKQRTLKSLTRAVGVGLHSGQRVEITLRPAQPDTGIVFRRVDLPQVVDIAVSAQAVTDTRMASTISHGQAKVHTVEHLMSACAGLGVDNLYVDITAEEVPILDGSAASFVFLLQSAGIELQNAPRRFVRILKPVEVCQGEGNNVKWARLTPYHGYQLSFEIDFSHPAVDSTGQRVVFDMGTGSYSKDIARARTFGFTKDVEMMRANGLALGGGLDNAIVMDDYKVLNAGGLRYDDEFVKHKILDAMGDLYLLGKPLLAAYSAFRSGHGLNNLLLRELLNHPEAWDVVSFDDEKNAPQGFAKLARAW, encoded by the coding sequence GTGCTGAAACAAAGAACTCTCAAATCCCTGACCCGCGCCGTGGGTGTGGGTCTGCACAGCGGTCAGCGGGTGGAAATCACCTTGCGCCCGGCGCAACCTGACACCGGCATTGTGTTTCGCCGGGTCGACCTGCCGCAGGTGGTGGACATTGCGGTGTCGGCGCAGGCCGTCACCGACACCCGCATGGCCTCAACCATCTCGCATGGTCAGGCCAAGGTGCACACGGTGGAACACCTGATGTCGGCCTGTGCCGGTTTGGGGGTGGACAACCTGTATGTCGACATCACCGCCGAAGAGGTGCCCATCCTGGACGGCTCAGCCGCCTCGTTTGTGTTTCTGCTGCAAAGTGCCGGCATCGAGTTGCAGAACGCACCACGCCGGTTTGTACGCATCCTCAAGCCAGTGGAAGTGTGCCAGGGGGAGGGCAACAACGTCAAGTGGGCCCGGCTCACGCCCTACCACGGCTACCAGCTCAGTTTTGAGATCGACTTCAGCCACCCGGCGGTGGACTCCACCGGCCAGCGTGTGGTGTTTGACATGGGCACCGGCTCCTACTCCAAAGACATCGCACGTGCGCGCACCTTCGGTTTTACGAAGGATGTGGAGATGATGCGTGCCAACGGCCTGGCGCTCGGTGGTGGCCTGGACAACGCCATCGTCATGGACGACTACAAGGTGCTCAACGCCGGTGGTCTGCGTTATGACGACGAGTTTGTCAAACACAAGATCCTGGACGCGATGGGCGATTTGTACCTGCTGGGCAAACCCCTGCTGGCGGCCTACAGCGCGTTCCGCTCCGGTCACGGCCTCAACAACCTGCTGCTGCGTGAGTTGCTGAACCACCCCGAGGCCTGGGACGTGGTGAGTTTTGACGACGAGAAAAACGCGCCCCAGGGTTTTGCCAAACTGGCCCGGGCCTGGTGA
- a CDS encoding DUF3334 family protein, protein MSKQEQVSDVVYGTEDLLISLCNSVTRVLNVATNCQINYSGMVQRITKTCLKPDIGCFVLFDGGFSGLVVLNFSSQTAMELYESYMINMGMPKSELAMSHTADEVSNIMGELMNQIVGDFTGKVRRELQTHITQNQPKMLVLNKQVMLSVDTQLDNPEARRVTFYTGKNNIFYLELAVDRAEFIKLHDFDAKEVNPDDVLAEVNAGRNTAPDTAVSDADAVNHEELLRSLGM, encoded by the coding sequence ATGAGCAAGCAAGAGCAAGTGAGTGACGTGGTCTATGGCACTGAGGACCTGCTGATCAGTTTGTGCAATTCAGTCACCCGTGTGCTGAATGTCGCCACCAACTGCCAGATCAACTATTCCGGCATGGTCCAGCGCATCACCAAAACCTGCCTGAAGCCGGACATTGGCTGTTTTGTGCTGTTTGACGGCGGTTTTTCTGGCCTGGTGGTGCTGAACTTCTCCTCACAAACCGCGATGGAGCTGTACGAGAGTTACATGATCAACATGGGCATGCCCAAGAGTGAGTTGGCCATGTCGCACACCGCTGATGAGGTGAGCAACATCATGGGTGAGCTGATGAACCAGATTGTGGGTGACTTCACCGGCAAGGTGCGTCGGGAGTTGCAGACCCACATCACCCAGAACCAGCCCAAGATGCTGGTGCTCAACAAACAGGTGATGCTCAGTGTCGACACCCAGCTCGACAACCCGGAAGCCCGCCGGGTGACCTTCTACACCGGCAAAAACAACATCTTCTATCTGGAGCTGGCGGTGGACCGCGCCGAGTTCATCAAGTTACACGACTTTGATGCCAAGGAAGTCAACCCCGACGATGTGCTGGCTGAAGTGAATGCCGGGCGCAACACCGCCCCGGACACCGCGGTGAGCGACGCAGACGCCGTCAACCATGAGGAGTTGCTGCGCTCCCTGGGCATGTAA
- the ftsZ gene encoding cell division protein FtsZ → MPIELIDEETFNQGTQIKVIGVGGGGGNAVAHMIASAVQGVEFICANTDAQALSTSDAHRIIQLGSTGLGAGSKPDKARDAAELAVEHIREAINGAHMLFITAGMGGGTGTGAAPVIARVAREMGILTVGVVTKPFEFEGARRMANADSGLTELEANVDSLIVVLNEKLLEVLGDDATQDDAFAHANDVLKNAVGGIAEIINVPGHVNVDFEDVRTVMGEPGKAMMGTAVSAGPDRARIAAEQAVACPLLEGIDLSGAKGVLVLITAAKGSLKLSESKLAMNTIRAYASPDAHVIYGTAYDDHLGDQIRVTVVATGLSRQGVRPKLVVAPPQQQVQLRTGTHDVPFNVPTLDNPVSSNQVTGLASTTLGRSAPDYGSMATPSVWRTRDRTSAAAKVDALSSGGMDDFEIPAFLRKQAD, encoded by the coding sequence ATGCCTATCGAACTCATTGACGAAGAAACATTCAACCAAGGCACACAAATCAAGGTGATTGGTGTGGGCGGTGGCGGCGGCAACGCCGTGGCCCACATGATCGCCAGTGCGGTGCAAGGCGTTGAGTTCATTTGCGCCAACACCGACGCACAAGCCCTGTCCACCAGCGACGCCCACCGCATCATCCAGCTCGGCAGCACGGGCCTGGGCGCAGGCAGCAAGCCCGACAAGGCGCGTGACGCCGCTGAACTGGCCGTGGAGCACATCCGCGAAGCCATCAACGGCGCGCACATGTTGTTCATCACCGCCGGTATGGGTGGTGGCACCGGCACCGGTGCGGCACCGGTGATTGCCCGGGTCGCCCGCGAGATGGGCATCCTGACTGTGGGTGTGGTGACCAAACCCTTCGAGTTTGAAGGTGCCCGCCGCATGGCCAATGCCGACAGCGGCCTGACCGAGCTCGAAGCCAATGTGGACTCGCTGATTGTGGTGCTCAACGAAAAACTGCTCGAAGTGTTGGGCGACGACGCCACCCAGGACGACGCCTTTGCCCACGCCAACGATGTGCTGAAAAACGCCGTCGGTGGTATTGCCGAAATCATCAATGTGCCCGGCCATGTGAACGTCGACTTTGAAGACGTGCGCACCGTCATGGGTGAACCCGGTAAGGCCATGATGGGTACCGCCGTGTCGGCTGGCCCGGACCGCGCCCGCATCGCCGCTGAACAGGCGGTGGCTTGCCCACTGCTCGAAGGCATTGACCTGTCTGGCGCCAAGGGTGTGCTGGTGCTGATCACGGCCGCCAAGGGCTCCCTCAAATTGAGTGAATCCAAACTGGCGATGAACACCATCCGTGCCTACGCTTCACCCGACGCGCATGTGATCTACGGCACCGCTTATGACGACCACCTGGGTGACCAGATCCGTGTCACCGTGGTGGCCACCGGTCTGAGCCGCCAGGGCGTGCGTCCCAAGCTGGTGGTGGCACCGCCGCAGCAGCAAGTGCAGCTGCGCACCGGTACCCATGACGTGCCGTTCAATGTGCCGACGCTGGACAACCCGGTCAGCAGCAACCAAGTCACCGGTTTGGCCTCCACCACGCTCGGTCGCAGCGCACCTGACTATGGCTCGATGGCCACCCCCAGTGTCTGGCGCACGCGTGACCGCACCAGCGCCGCCGCCAAGGTGGATGCCTTGTCCAGCGGTGGCATGGATGACTTCGAGATCCCGGCGTTTTTGCGCAAGCAGGCGGACTGA
- the ftsA gene encoding cell division protein FtsA, giving the protein MAKDYKDLVVGLDIGTAKVMVVVAEVLPDGHLKLAGLGVAPSNGLKRGVVVNIDATVQSIQQALKEAEFMADCKITRVYTGITGSHIRGINSHGMVAIKDREVSAADVARVVETAKAINISTDQRLLLVEPQEFIIDGQDVKEPIGMSGIRLEAKVHIVTGAQSAAENIIKCVRRCGLEVEQLMLNPLASSQSVLTEDERELGVALVDIGAGTTDLAIFTNGAIRHTAVIPIAGDLITSDIAMALRTPTKDAEEIKVENGFAKQLLADPEAQVEVPGLGDRGPRMLSRQALAGVIEPRVEEIFSLVHQVMRESGFEEMLSSGIVLTGGSCVMPGMVELGEDIFLKPVRRGIPKYTGALSDMVAQPRAATVMGLLEEARLARLRGFKVAQKNGSMKTAFSGIKDWFVGNF; this is encoded by the coding sequence ATGGCAAAAGATTACAAAGATTTGGTTGTTGGTCTGGACATCGGCACCGCCAAGGTGATGGTGGTGGTGGCCGAAGTGTTGCCCGACGGCCACCTCAAACTGGCGGGTCTGGGCGTGGCGCCCAGCAACGGCCTCAAACGTGGTGTGGTGGTCAACATCGACGCCACCGTGCAAAGCATCCAGCAGGCTTTGAAAGAAGCCGAGTTCATGGCCGATTGCAAGATCACACGCGTCTACACCGGCATCACCGGCAGCCACATCCGGGGCATCAATTCCCACGGCATGGTCGCCATCAAGGACCGCGAAGTCAGCGCCGCCGACGTGGCCCGCGTGGTGGAAACCGCCAAGGCGATCAACATCTCGACCGACCAGCGCCTGCTGCTGGTGGAGCCGCAGGAGTTCATCATCGACGGCCAGGACGTGAAAGAGCCGATTGGCATGAGCGGCATCCGCCTGGAAGCCAAGGTGCACATCGTCACCGGTGCACAGAGTGCCGCCGAGAACATCATCAAATGTGTGCGCCGTTGTGGCCTGGAGGTCGAGCAACTCATGCTCAATCCGCTAGCGTCGAGTCAGTCAGTGCTGACCGAAGACGAGCGTGAATTGGGTGTAGCCCTTGTCGATATTGGGGCGGGCACGACTGATTTAGCCATTTTCACCAACGGCGCCATCCGCCACACTGCGGTGATTCCGATTGCCGGTGACCTGATCACCAGCGACATCGCCATGGCGCTGCGTACACCGACCAAGGACGCCGAAGAAATCAAGGTCGAAAATGGTTTTGCCAAACAACTGCTGGCCGACCCCGAAGCGCAGGTGGAGGTGCCGGGTCTGGGTGACCGTGGCCCGCGCATGCTGAGCCGCCAGGCACTCGCTGGTGTGATCGAGCCGCGGGTGGAAGAGATCTTCAGCCTGGTGCATCAGGTGATGCGTGAATCGGGCTTTGAGGAAATGCTCTCCAGCGGCATTGTGCTCACCGGCGGCAGCTGTGTCATGCCGGGCATGGTCGAGCTCGGTGAAGACATCTTCCTCAAACCGGTGCGCCGTGGCATTCCCAAATACACCGGTGCTCTGTCCGACATGGTGGCCCAGCCACGTGCGGCCACGGTGATGGGCCTGCTCGAAGAGGCCCGACTGGCGCGTCTGCGTGGTTTCAAGGTGGCGCAGAAAAACGGTTCGATGAAAACCGCGTTCAGCGGCATCAAAGATTGGTTCGTAGGTAATTTTTAG
- a CDS encoding cell division protein FtsQ/DivIB translates to MSQTTPLPMDVRLMHAVASLLFAAAALAGLSALLAWGARLPAFAIREVRVTGDVSHYNAITLRANVIPRLQGTFFTLDVAAARQVFETIPWVRQAIVRREFPNRLNVQLQEHQALAFWGPEGSSSMVNSFGEVFDANVGELEQDNLPRLSGPDDQSARVLAMQQTLQPLLARLDMTINALELTPRGGWRAQLDTGTEVELGSGEAPELVARAERFLATVTQVTARYQRRPEQLASVDLRHTDGYAMRLEGVTTLDSTASKQQ, encoded by the coding sequence ATGAGCCAGACCACCCCCCTGCCGATGGACGTTCGCCTGATGCATGCTGTGGCCAGCCTGCTGTTTGCCGCTGCGGCATTGGCGGGCCTGAGCGCGCTGCTGGCCTGGGGGGCCCGACTACCTGCGTTTGCCATCCGCGAGGTGCGTGTCACCGGGGATGTCAGCCACTACAACGCCATCACCTTGCGTGCCAATGTGATCCCGCGGCTGCAGGGCACCTTCTTCACGCTGGACGTGGCGGCGGCACGCCAGGTGTTTGAGACCATCCCTTGGGTGCGCCAGGCGATTGTCCGACGCGAGTTTCCGAACCGCCTGAATGTGCAATTACAGGAGCACCAGGCCCTGGCGTTCTGGGGCCCGGAGGGCTCTTCGAGCATGGTCAACAGTTTTGGCGAGGTGTTTGATGCCAATGTCGGTGAGCTCGAGCAGGACAACCTGCCGCGCCTGAGTGGCCCAGACGACCAGTCGGCCCGGGTGCTGGCTATGCAGCAGACGCTGCAGCCGCTGCTTGCGCGCCTGGACATGACGATCAATGCGCTGGAGCTCACCCCACGCGGAGGCTGGCGCGCCCAACTCGATACCGGCACCGAGGTGGAGCTGGGCAGCGGTGAGGCCCCCGAACTGGTGGCCCGTGCCGAGCGTTTTCTGGCCACCGTGACCCAGGTCACCGCACGGTACCAGCGCCGACCCGAGCAACTGGCTTCGGTCGATCTGCGCCACACAGACGGTTATGCGATGCGGCTGGAGGGGGTGACCACCCTCGACAGCACGGCCAGCAAACAACAGTAA
- a CDS encoding D-alanine--D-alanine ligase — MSQFDIKTEKVAVLLGGQSGEREVSLMSGAGVLEALRSVGVNAHAFDPSQRDLSELKKEGFTRCFIALHGRFGEDGTVQGALELLGIPYTGPGVMASSIAIDKIMTKRLWLADGLPTPAWRLVASAQATEAAYAELAQPGAPMIVKPAREGSTLGLSKVTAADQCAAAYALAAGMDEEVLCEQFIAGDEVTVPVLGSAAQARVLPVIRIQALDGNYDFQAKYYTNTTRYLVPAGLPEGEEAAIQALVLRSYQSLGCRGWARADVMIDAATRQPYLLEINTSPGMTSHSLVPMSAKAAGISYPELCLQVLQTATLDHALA, encoded by the coding sequence ATGAGCCAATTTGATATAAAAACCGAGAAAGTCGCCGTGCTGCTGGGTGGCCAGTCCGGCGAGCGTGAGGTGTCGCTGATGTCGGGTGCGGGTGTGCTGGAGGCGCTGCGCTCGGTGGGTGTCAACGCCCACGCGTTTGACCCGAGCCAGCGCGACCTGAGTGAACTCAAGAAAGAGGGTTTTACCCGCTGTTTCATCGCCTTGCATGGCCGTTTTGGTGAAGACGGCACGGTGCAGGGCGCGCTGGAGTTGCTGGGCATCCCCTACACCGGCCCGGGCGTGATGGCATCGAGCATTGCCATCGACAAGATCATGACCAAACGCCTGTGGTTGGCCGACGGCCTGCCCACACCCGCCTGGCGTCTGGTGGCCAGCGCCCAGGCCACCGAAGCCGCGTATGCCGAGCTGGCCCAGCCCGGAGCCCCCATGATTGTCAAACCTGCACGGGAAGGCTCGACCCTGGGTCTGAGCAAGGTCACCGCTGCCGACCAGTGCGCCGCCGCCTACGCGCTGGCCGCTGGGATGGACGAAGAAGTGCTGTGTGAACAGTTCATCGCGGGTGACGAAGTGACCGTGCCGGTGCTCGGCAGTGCTGCCCAGGCGCGGGTGCTGCCGGTGATCCGCATCCAGGCGCTCGACGGCAACTACGACTTCCAGGCCAAGTACTACACCAACACCACGCGTTACCTGGTGCCCGCCGGTTTGCCCGAGGGTGAAGAGGCCGCGATCCAGGCGCTGGTGTTGCGGTCCTACCAGAGCCTGGGTTGCCGCGGTTGGGCACGTGCCGACGTGATGATCGACGCGGCCACCCGCCAACCCTACCTGCTGGAGATCAACACCTCGCCGGGCATGACCAGCCACTCGTTGGTGCCGATGTCGGCCAAGGCCGCTGGCATCAGCTACCCCGAACTGTGTCTGCAGGTGCTGCAGACCGCCACCCTGGACCACGCCCTCGCATGA
- the murC gene encoding UDP-N-acetylmuramate--L-alanine ligase codes for MKHAIKHIHFVGIGGVGMSGIAEILFNLGYTISGSDQADSATLQRLASLGIQTYIGHDAAHIQGANAVVTSTAVQADNPEVLAARHSRIPVVPRALMLAELMRLKRGIAIAGTHGKTTTTSLVASVLAEAGLDPTFVIGGRLNSAGANARLGKGDYIVVEADESDASFLNLLPVMAVVTNIDADHMETYGHNFENLKKAFVDFLHRMPFYGTAILCTDDPAVRAIVPQVTCPVTSYGFEEGAEVRAVDVRAVDGQMHFTVQRRNGEVLPDLPVVLNLAGRHNVLNALSAIAVATELNIADDAVLRALAGFKGVGRRFQRYGDLPARNGGSFTVVDDYGHHPIEMAATLAAARGAFPGRRLLLAFQPHRYTRTRDCFDDFVKVIAQADAVLLTEVYAAGETPIVAADGRSLARALRVAGKIEPVFVDQVADLPQAIADNARDGDVVLCMGAGSIGAVSGKVVDLLSNKELTAQEI; via the coding sequence ATGAAACACGCCATCAAACACATCCACTTCGTCGGCATCGGCGGTGTTGGCATGTCCGGCATTGCCGAAATTTTGTTCAACCTGGGCTACACCATTTCCGGCTCGGACCAGGCCGACAGCGCCACCTTGCAACGCCTGGCCAGCCTGGGTATCCAGACCTACATCGGCCATGATGCCGCGCATATCCAGGGTGCCAACGCGGTGGTCACCTCCACCGCGGTGCAGGCCGACAACCCCGAGGTGCTGGCCGCCCGGCACAGCCGCATCCCGGTGGTGCCACGCGCGTTGATGCTGGCCGAACTCATGCGCCTCAAACGCGGCATTGCGATTGCCGGCACCCACGGCAAAACCACCACCACCAGCCTGGTCGCCAGTGTGCTGGCCGAGGCCGGACTGGACCCGACCTTTGTCATTGGCGGGCGCCTCAACAGCGCCGGTGCCAATGCCCGCCTGGGCAAGGGCGACTACATCGTGGTCGAGGCCGACGAGTCGGACGCGTCGTTTTTGAACCTGTTGCCGGTGATGGCGGTGGTGACCAACATCGACGCTGACCACATGGAAACTTATGGCCACAACTTCGAGAATTTGAAGAAGGCCTTTGTCGACTTTCTGCACCGCATGCCGTTTTACGGCACCGCCATCCTGTGCACCGACGACCCGGCGGTGCGTGCCATCGTGCCGCAGGTCACCTGCCCGGTCACCAGCTACGGTTTTGAGGAAGGCGCCGAAGTGCGCGCGGTCGATGTGCGCGCGGTGGACGGCCAGATGCACTTCACCGTGCAGCGCCGCAACGGCGAGGTCTTGCCCGACCTGCCCGTGGTGCTGAACCTGGCAGGCCGCCACAACGTGCTCAACGCCTTGTCCGCGATTGCGGTGGCGACCGAACTCAATATTGCCGACGACGCGGTGTTGCGTGCACTCGCCGGGTTCAAAGGGGTGGGTCGGCGCTTTCAGCGGTATGGCGATCTGCCCGCGCGCAACGGTGGCAGCTTCACCGTGGTCGACGACTACGGCCACCACCCCATCGAGATGGCGGCCACGCTGGCGGCGGCGCGTGGTGCCTTCCCCGGGCGGCGCCTGCTGCTGGCCTTCCAGCCGCACCGCTACACCCGCACCCGCGACTGTTTTGACGACTTCGTCAAGGTCATCGCCCAGGCCGACGCGGTCTTGTTGACCGAGGTCTATGCCGCCGGTGAAACCCCCATCGTCGCCGCTGACGGCCGCAGCCTGGCGCGCGCGCTGCGTGTGGCCGGCAAGATCGAACCGGTGTTTGTGGACCAGGTGGCCGACCTGCCCCAAGCCATTGCCGACAACGCCCGCGACGGTGATGTGGTGCTGTGTATGGGCGCAGGCTCCATTGGTGCGGTGAGTGGCAAGGTGGTTGATTTGCTCTCGAATAAAGAGCTAACAGCGCAGGAGATATAA
- the murG gene encoding undecaprenyldiphospho-muramoylpentapeptide beta-N-acetylglucosaminyltransferase, which yields MSKCALIMAGGTGGHIFPGLAVAQALREQGWRVHWLGGRGQPGQPSMESQLVPPQGFAFEAIEFGGLRGKGLSTVALLPLRLLKAFWQSIQVLRRVRPDVVVGLGGYISFPAGLMAVALGKPLILHEQNSVAGLANKVLAGVADRVFTAFPKVLKGARWVGNPLRAAFLNLPPPEQRFAGRSGPLKLLVVGGSLGAKALNDIVPQALALLPPEQRPTVLHQSGAKQIEALRANYAQAGVAAELTPFIDNTAQAFAEADLVICRAGASTVTELAAVGAAALFVPLPHAVDDHQTANARFLVDQGAGWLVPQRELTPQKLADMLLKMERSTLMNQGLEAKKLQKLEATEQIVAACVEVSP from the coding sequence ATGAGCAAGTGCGCCCTGATCATGGCCGGTGGCACCGGTGGCCACATCTTCCCGGGGTTGGCGGTGGCTCAGGCGCTGCGCGAGCAGGGCTGGCGCGTGCATTGGCTCGGTGGTCGTGGTCAGCCGGGCCAGCCCAGCATGGAAAGCCAGCTGGTGCCGCCGCAAGGTTTTGCTTTTGAGGCGATTGAATTTGGGGGCCTGCGTGGCAAGGGCCTGAGCACGGTGGCCCTGTTGCCGCTGCGTCTGCTCAAGGCCTTCTGGCAGAGCATCCAGGTGCTGCGTCGGGTCCGGCCCGATGTGGTGGTGGGCCTGGGTGGCTACATCAGTTTCCCCGCTGGTTTGATGGCGGTGGCGTTGGGCAAACCGCTGATCCTGCACGAACAGAATTCGGTGGCGGGTCTGGCCAACAAGGTGCTGGCTGGTGTGGCAGACCGTGTTTTCACCGCGTTCCCGAAGGTGCTTAAGGGCGCCCGGTGGGTCGGTAACCCGCTGCGTGCCGCCTTTTTGAACCTGCCGCCACCCGAACAACGTTTTGCCGGGCGCAGTGGGCCCCTCAAACTGCTGGTGGTGGGGGGCAGTCTGGGCGCCAAGGCGCTCAACGACATCGTGCCGCAGGCGCTGGCGCTGCTGCCACCTGAGCAACGCCCGACTGTGTTGCACCAAAGCGGCGCCAAACAGATTGAGGCCTTGCGCGCCAATTACGCCCAGGCCGGTGTGGCCGCCGAGTTGACGCCTTTCATTGACAACACCGCCCAGGCTTTTGCCGAGGCCGACCTGGTGATCTGCCGCGCCGGTGCCAGCACCGTGACCGAGCTGGCCGCCGTGGGCGCCGCTGCCTTGTTTGTGCCGCTGCCGCATGCGGTGGATGACCACCAGACGGCCAACGCCCGGTTTCTGGTCGATCAGGGCGCGGGTTGGCTGGTGCCGCAGCGCGAACTGACGCCGCAGAAGCTGGCTGACATGTTATTAAAAATGGAGCGATCTACCCTGATGAATCAAGGGCTAGAGGCTAAAAAGTTGCAAAAACTGGAGGCCACCGAGCAGATCGTGGCCGCATGTGTAGAGGTGAGCCCATGA